In Buchnera aphidicola (Brachycaudus tragopogonis), the following are encoded in one genomic region:
- the prfB gene encoding peptide chain release factor 2 (programmed frameshift) encodes MIEKKIIMNQVNNLKKRTQYLKRYLDYTQKKIRLAEIDLELSSPEIWNKKIFLKKLNKEKYFLNSIVQKINDIEKNIQEVIIFFKLAIETSDKVVIKDIITDIKKIEQEVKKLEFYRMFAKKNDHCNCYIDIQSGSGGTEAQDWAQILLRMYLKWADKKGFKTEIIHESVGDIVGIKSSTIKVYGEYAFGWLRTETGIHRLIRKSPFDSGKRRHTSFSSIFIYPDIDDKICIDINPSDLRIDVYRASGAGGQHVNRTESAVRITHLPTKIVTQCQNNRSQHKNKEQAIQQMKSKLYEMKVRQKQKEKQKLEKSKSDITWGNQIRSYILDNSKVKDLRTGIEKNHVQSVLDGDLDDFIEQSLIIGL; translated from the exons ATGATAGAAAAAAAAATAATTATGAATCAAGTTAATAATTTAAAAAAACGAACACAATATCTTAAGAGGTATCTT GACTATACTCAAAAAAAAATACGTCTTGCAGAAATTGATTTAGAATTATCATCACCTGAAATATGGAATAAAAAAATATTTTTAAAAAAACTAAACAAAGAAAAATATTTTTTAAATTCAATCGTTCAAAAAATTAACGACATAGAAAAAAATATTCAAGAAGTCATTATATTCTTTAAATTAGCGATAGAAACCTCAGATAAGGTAGTAATAAAAGATATTATTACAGATATAAAAAAAATAGAACAAGAAGTTAAAAAACTCGAATTTTATCGTATGTTTGCAAAAAAAAATGACCACTGTAATTGTTATATTGATATACAATCTGGATCAGGAGGAACAGAAGCACAAGATTGGGCTCAAATATTACTTAGAATGTATTTAAAATGGGCAGATAAAAAAGGTTTTAAAACAGAAATTATTCATGAATCAGTTGGAGATATAGTTGGAATTAAATCTTCTACTATAAAAGTATATGGTGAATATGCTTTCGGTTGGCTAAGAACAGAAACAGGGATACATCGTTTGATTAGAAAAAGTCCTTTTGATTCAGGAAAAAGAAGACATACTTCTTTTAGTTCAATTTTTATATATCCAGATATAGATGATAAAATTTGCATAGATATTAATCCTTCTGATTTAAGAATAGATGTTTATAGAGCTTCAGGTGCTGGAGGACAGCATGTAAATAGAACTGAATCAGCTGTTCGTATTACGCATTTACCTACTAAAATCGTCACTCAATGCCAAAATAATCGTTCTCAACACAAAAATAAAGAACAAGCAATACAACAAATGAAATCAAAATTATATGAAATGAAGGTAAGACAAAAACAAAAAGAAAAACAAAAACTAGAAAAAAGCAAATCGGATATTACCTGGGGCAATCAAATACGCTCATATATACTAGATAATTCAAAAGTTAAAGATTTACGTACTGGAATTGAAAAAAATCATGTGCAATCTGTCCTAGATGGTGACTTAGATGATTTTATTGAACAAAGCTTAATAATTGGATTATAA